Proteins from a genomic interval of Clostridium sp. AN503:
- a CDS encoding formate--tetrahydrofolate ligase has protein sequence MKTDIEIAQEATMLPIREVAKAYGIGEDDLELYGKYKTKLTDELWQQVKDKEDGKLVLVTAINPTPAGEGKTTTSIGLADALTRLGNKTLLALREPSLGPCFGIKGGAAGGGYAQVVPMEDLNLHFTGDFHAITSANNLLAALLDNHIQQGNALQIDTRQILWKRCLDMNDRVLRNVVVGLGAKADGVVREDHFVITVASEIMAILCLADDMKDLKERLGKIIVAYNYAGEPVTAAQLNAVGAMAALLKDAIKPNMIQTLEHTGALVHGGPFANIAHGCNSVRATKTALKLADIVVTEAGFGADLGAEKFLDIKCRKAGLRPDAVVLVATVRALKYNGGVPKTELGAENLEALAKGIVNLEKHIENIQKFGVPVVVTLNSFVSDTEAEYEFIRDFCEKRGCEFALSEVWAKGGEGGEALAQKVMDTLNHKESHYHPIYPDEMSLREKVHTIATEIYGADGVSYAPAASRAIARIEEMGFGNLPVCMAKTQYSLSDDQTKLGRPSGFTINVRDVYVSAGAGFVVALTGAIMTMPGLPKKPAADGIDVNDDGVITGLF, from the coding sequence ATGAAAACAGATATTGAGATTGCTCAGGAGGCGACCATGCTTCCCATCAGGGAAGTGGCAAAAGCGTATGGGATCGGGGAGGATGATTTAGAGCTGTACGGAAAGTACAAGACCAAGCTGACTGACGAGCTGTGGCAGCAGGTGAAGGATAAGGAAGACGGCAAGCTGGTGCTGGTGACAGCCATCAACCCGACTCCCGCAGGCGAGGGCAAGACCACCACGAGCATCGGGCTGGCGGACGCACTGACCCGTCTGGGCAACAAAACCCTTCTGGCGCTGCGCGAGCCGTCCCTGGGACCGTGCTTCGGGATCAAGGGAGGCGCTGCAGGCGGCGGATATGCCCAGGTGGTGCCCATGGAGGATCTAAACCTGCATTTCACCGGTGATTTCCATGCGATCACATCTGCCAACAACCTTCTGGCTGCACTGCTTGACAACCATATCCAGCAGGGCAATGCGCTGCAGATCGATACCCGCCAGATCCTCTGGAAACGCTGTCTGGATATGAATGACCGTGTGCTGAGGAACGTGGTGGTTGGCCTTGGGGCCAAGGCGGACGGCGTGGTGCGCGAGGATCATTTTGTGATCACCGTTGCGTCGGAGATCATGGCGATCCTCTGCCTGGCAGACGATATGAAAGATTTAAAAGAGCGGCTTGGAAAGATCATTGTCGCATATAATTATGCAGGTGAGCCGGTGACGGCGGCACAGCTCAATGCAGTGGGCGCTATGGCGGCGCTCCTGAAGGACGCTATCAAGCCGAACATGATCCAGACTCTGGAGCACACCGGAGCCCTGGTCCATGGCGGGCCGTTTGCCAACATCGCCCATGGCTGCAACAGCGTGCGCGCCACCAAGACCGCGCTCAAGCTGGCGGATATCGTGGTGACGGAGGCCGGCTTCGGCGCAGACCTGGGGGCGGAGAAGTTCCTGGATATCAAGTGCCGGAAAGCGGGGCTTAGACCGGATGCGGTAGTGCTGGTCGCCACAGTACGCGCCCTCAAGTATAACGGCGGCGTTCCCAAGACAGAGCTTGGAGCCGAGAACCTGGAAGCCCTTGCAAAGGGGATCGTAAACCTGGAGAAGCATATTGAGAACATCCAGAAATTCGGCGTTCCGGTAGTAGTGACCCTAAACTCCTTTGTGAGCGATACGGAAGCGGAATATGAGTTCATCCGTGATTTCTGTGAGAAACGCGGCTGCGAGTTTGCCCTGTCCGAGGTATGGGCCAAAGGCGGCGAGGGCGGCGAGGCTCTGGCGCAGAAGGTAATGGATACGTTAAACCATAAGGAGAGCCATTATCATCCGATCTATCCGGATGAGATGAGCCTCAGGGAGAAGGTACATACGATCGCGACGGAGATCTACGGGGCGGACGGCGTGTCCTATGCTCCGGCGGCGTCCAGGGCGATCGCCCGGATCGAGGAGATGGGATTTGGCAATCTGCCGGTATGTATGGCAAAGACCCAGTATTCCCTGTCGGATGACCAGACGAAGCTTGGCCGTCCGAGCGGCTTTACCATCAACGTGCGCGATGTTTACGTATCTGCGGGCGCAGGCTTTGTGGTGGCGCTGACCGGCGCGATCATGACCATGCCGGGACTGCCGAAAAAACCGGCGGCGGACGGGATTGATGTGAATGATGACGGTGTGATCACCGGATTATTCTGA
- a CDS encoding UDP-N-acetylmuramoyl-L-alanyl-D-glutamate--2,6-diaminopimelate ligase — protein sequence MMIKDWLEGLDYTLLQGSLEAEVQEVVYDSRKAAPGTVFICMKGTRTDSHDFIPQVVEAGVEVLVVERPVSVPEHITVIRVRNGREALAVLSAARFGNPSRKLLMIGVTGTKGKTTTTHMIKAILEAAGKKTGMIGTNGVYIGGEHYPTVNTTPESYELHRHFARMAEAGCECCVMEVSSQAFKMYRVAGILFDYAVFTNISPDHIGPDEHKDFEEYLNCKKQIFSQCRHGLVNMDDEHVDAIVKDIPCEWTGFGLHEGAGYQAEDIRYVSEPDFVGIEFDIRGNHQIPVRVNIPGKFNVYNALAAAAVTLWLGVPADRLQHALEHLRIDGRMEIVYTSAKCCVIVDYAHNAVSMESLLATLREYHPKRLVCVFGCGGNRSKDRRYTMGEIGGRMADLSIITADNSRYERVEDIIADIRGSIEKTGGKFIEIPDRREAIAYSITHAEPGDMIAVIGKGHEDYQEIEGVRHPFLDRAVVEEVVAGLDRDKA from the coding sequence ATGATGATAAAAGACTGGCTGGAAGGGCTTGATTATACCCTGCTTCAGGGGAGTCTGGAGGCGGAGGTCCAGGAAGTGGTCTATGACTCCAGAAAGGCGGCCCCGGGGACCGTGTTTATCTGCATGAAGGGAACCAGGACCGATTCTCATGATTTTATCCCCCAGGTGGTGGAAGCGGGAGTGGAGGTCCTGGTGGTGGAACGCCCTGTAAGCGTACCGGAGCATATAACTGTGATCCGGGTAAGAAACGGGCGCGAGGCCCTTGCGGTGCTGTCTGCGGCGCGGTTTGGAAACCCGTCGCGAAAACTTTTGATGATCGGCGTGACCGGGACCAAGGGAAAGACTACCACGACCCACATGATCAAGGCGATCCTGGAGGCGGCAGGGAAAAAGACCGGGATGATCGGTACAAACGGCGTGTACATTGGCGGTGAGCATTATCCCACCGTCAATACCACGCCGGAATCCTATGAGCTGCACAGGCATTTTGCCAGGATGGCGGAAGCCGGATGCGAGTGCTGTGTGATGGAGGTTTCTTCCCAGGCGTTTAAAATGTATCGTGTGGCGGGGATACTGTTTGACTATGCAGTGTTCACGAACATCTCTCCGGACCATATCGGACCGGATGAGCATAAGGATTTTGAGGAGTATTTAAACTGCAAGAAGCAGATCTTCAGCCAGTGCCGCCACGGGCTGGTCAATATGGACGATGAGCATGTGGATGCGATTGTGAAGGATATACCCTGTGAGTGGACCGGTTTTGGCCTGCACGAGGGGGCGGGGTATCAGGCGGAGGATATCCGCTATGTGTCGGAGCCGGATTTTGTGGGGATCGAGTTTGACATCAGAGGGAACCATCAGATCCCGGTCCGCGTGAATATCCCGGGTAAATTCAATGTCTACAACGCTCTTGCGGCTGCCGCGGTCACCCTATGGCTGGGGGTTCCGGCCGACCGATTGCAGCACGCCCTGGAGCATCTTAGGATCGACGGCAGGATGGAGATCGTCTACACCTCCGCGAAATGCTGCGTGATCGTGGACTATGCCCACAATGCGGTCAGCATGGAGAGCCTGCTTGCCACCCTTCGGGAGTATCATCCGAAACGCCTGGTGTGTGTGTTCGGCTGCGGGGGAAACCGCTCCAAGGACCGCAGATATACCATGGGGGAGATCGGCGGCAGGATGGCAGACCTTTCCATTATCACGGCTGACAATTCCCGCTATGAGCGGGTGGAGGATATCATTGCGGATATCCGGGGCAGCATCGAGAAAACCGGAGGGAAGTTTATCGAGATCCCGGACCGGCGGGAGGCCATAGCCTACAGCATTACCCATGCAGAGCCGGGGGATATGATCGCGGTTATCGGAAAGGGACATGAGGACTACCAGGAGATCGAGGGCGTCCGACATCCGTTTTTGGACCGGGCGGTCGTGGAGGAAGTTGTGGCGGGACTGGACCGGGACAAAGCATAA
- the murF gene encoding UDP-N-acetylmuramoyl-tripeptide--D-alanyl-D-alanine ligase translates to MEQMTVNDIVKATGGRLLCGDGSMPLVHISIDSRNMKGQDLFVPIVGEKVDAHRFIEQAFSVGAVATLTSEHDSMEDTRPWVRVEDTKKALQDIGAYYRARLQLPLVGITGSVGKTTTREMIAAALSARYRVYKTPGNSNSQVGVPITLSEITSEDEIGVLELGMSMPGELTVIAKLAKVDMAVITNVGVTHIEQLGSQENIYREKMTIQDGLKDGGVLFLNGDDPMLKTTCAKDGCRTVYYGTGDNSSYRAEDIRIEDGFPVFTAVCGEKEIRIPVRLGIMGRHNVLNAMVALAVADENGIPLDAAARMLEEFTGFQNRQQTYERDGVTIIDDTYNASPVSMKAGLEVLASMKQAERRIAVLADMKELGPDAPKFHREIGVWMAEHPVDVLFTLGELALEIESGLRESGGLCGGIYFDHFEAEDRDGLYKALMDTLKPGDCVLLKGSNSMKLGEVAARLIHPGKET, encoded by the coding sequence ATGGAGCAGATGACGGTAAATGACATTGTAAAGGCGACAGGCGGACGCCTGTTATGCGGGGACGGCAGTATGCCCCTGGTACATATCAGTATTGATTCCCGCAATATGAAGGGGCAGGATCTGTTTGTTCCCATCGTAGGAGAAAAGGTGGACGCCCATCGTTTTATAGAACAGGCGTTTTCCGTCGGAGCCGTGGCGACCCTGACCAGCGAACATGATTCCATGGAGGATACCCGTCCATGGGTCCGGGTGGAGGATACGAAAAAAGCCCTTCAGGATATCGGGGCATATTATAGGGCCAGGCTGCAGCTGCCTTTGGTGGGGATCACGGGAAGCGTGGGGAAGACCACCACAAGGGAGATGATCGCCGCGGCGCTTTCCGCCCGCTACCGGGTGTATAAGACGCCGGGCAATTCCAACAGCCAGGTGGGTGTGCCGATCACCTTATCGGAGATCACTTCGGAGGATGAGATCGGCGTGCTGGAGCTGGGGATGAGCATGCCTGGAGAACTGACTGTTATTGCAAAGCTGGCGAAGGTGGACATGGCGGTGATCACCAATGTTGGGGTTACCCATATTGAACAGCTTGGAAGCCAGGAGAATATTTACCGGGAAAAGATGACGATCCAGGACGGCTTGAAGGACGGCGGCGTGCTCTTCTTAAACGGAGACGACCCGATGCTCAAAACAACCTGTGCAAAGGATGGCTGCCGGACTGTGTATTACGGGACCGGGGACAACAGCAGTTACCGGGCTGAGGATATCCGGATCGAGGACGGTTTCCCGGTCTTTACCGCTGTCTGCGGGGAGAAAGAGATACGGATCCCGGTGCGCCTTGGGATCATGGGAAGGCACAATGTGCTCAATGCCATGGTAGCGCTTGCTGTGGCAGATGAAAATGGGATCCCGCTCGATGCTGCGGCAAGAATGCTGGAGGAATTTACCGGATTTCAGAACCGGCAGCAGACTTATGAGCGAGACGGCGTCACGATCATCGACGATACCTACAATGCCAGCCCGGTATCTATGAAGGCGGGGCTGGAGGTGCTGGCGTCCATGAAGCAGGCAGAGCGCCGGATCGCGGTGCTGGCTGACATGAAGGAGCTGGGGCCGGATGCTCCGAAGTTTCATCGGGAGATCGGCGTCTGGATGGCGGAACATCCGGTGGATGTGCTGTTTACGCTGGGGGAGCTTGCCCTGGAGATCGAGTCGGGGCTTCGTGAGAGCGGTGGCCTGTGCGGCGGTATTTATTTTGATCATTTTGAGGCGGAGGACCGGGACGGACTTTATAAGGCCCTTATGGATACCTTGAAACCGGGGGACTGTGTGCTCTTAAAAGGCTCCAACAGCATGAAGCTGGGCGAGGTGGCGGCGCGCCTGATCCATCCGGGCAAAGAAACGTAA
- the priA gene encoding primosomal protein N' produces MAEQYASIIIDISHENVDRVFQYRIPEELLSEIRIGVQVCVPFGSGNRTRKGYVVDITEKPDYDVSKIKEIAGIVSGSVTAGSQLIELAWWMKEQYGSTMNQALKTVLPVKQKVKARNKQVVTSMLGEDAVFGGLAGAAAETAEQQSAPGVLLNEEQREIADRFCADYDHGDRVPYLLHGITGSGKTEVYMAMIDHVLAEGKQVIVLIPEIALTYQTVMRFYRRFGKRICVMHSRLSAGERCDQFERAKRGETDIMIGARSALFTPFSNLGLIIMDEEHEGAYKSEVTPRYHAREVAEKLAQMNHAAFVMGSATPSLEAYNKAKAGIYRLFALRQRAGSGSSLAAVEVVDLRREMQAGNKSIFSGRMQVLIADRLEKKEQVMLFMNRRGYSSFVSCRACGEAMKCPHCDVSLTLHNRSRLVCHYCGYTIPMPKTCPECGSPYLAGFGIGTQKIEEMAAQMFPEARILRMDLDTTSKKGGHEAILSAFSKGEADILIGTQMIVKGHDFPGVTLVGVLAADVSLYAPDYRCAERTFQLLVQAAGRAGRADKPGIAVIQTYMPEHYSIQAAAAQDYEEFYRQEMGYRKLMSYPPSCHMLSIQVAGKDEELTAHMMDLIHGSICRRFGAHTPVIGPVPAPVYKVNDIYRKILYMKQENYDILIRIQKYVQDRWDETESCKRLTIQYDFS; encoded by the coding sequence ATGGCAGAACAGTATGCCAGTATTATTATAGATATTTCCCATGAAAACGTGGACCGTGTGTTCCAGTACCGGATTCCCGAGGAGCTTTTATCGGAGATCCGGATCGGAGTGCAGGTCTGCGTTCCTTTTGGTTCAGGAAACCGCACCAGAAAAGGATATGTGGTGGATATAACGGAAAAACCGGATTATGATGTCTCTAAGATCAAGGAGATCGCAGGGATTGTATCGGGGAGCGTGACGGCAGGGTCCCAGCTGATCGAGCTGGCCTGGTGGATGAAGGAGCAGTACGGCTCCACTATGAACCAGGCTTTAAAAACGGTGCTTCCGGTCAAACAGAAGGTAAAGGCCCGCAACAAACAGGTCGTTACGTCCATGCTGGGTGAGGACGCGGTGTTTGGCGGGCTCGCCGGGGCGGCAGCGGAAACAGCGGAGCAGCAGAGCGCTCCGGGCGTCCTGCTCAACGAAGAACAGCGTGAGATCGCGGACCGTTTTTGTGCAGATTATGATCACGGGGACCGGGTTCCTTATCTGCTCCACGGCATCACCGGAAGCGGCAAGACGGAGGTCTACATGGCGATGATCGACCATGTTCTTGCAGAAGGAAAACAGGTCATCGTCCTGATTCCGGAGATCGCCCTGACCTATCAGACGGTCATGCGGTTTTACCGCCGCTTTGGGAAACGGATCTGCGTGATGCATTCCCGGCTCTCGGCGGGAGAGCGCTGCGACCAGTTTGAGCGGGCGAAGCGGGGAGAGACGGACATCATGATCGGTGCCCGGTCCGCCCTGTTTACACCGTTTTCCAACCTGGGCCTGATCATCATGGACGAGGAGCATGAGGGGGCTTACAAGAGCGAGGTGACGCCCCGGTATCACGCCAGGGAAGTGGCGGAGAAGCTGGCCCAGATGAACCATGCGGCCTTTGTCATGGGGTCTGCCACCCCTTCTCTGGAGGCTTATAACAAGGCGAAGGCAGGGATCTACCGGCTGTTTGCCCTGAGGCAGAGGGCAGGAAGCGGGAGCAGCCTGGCTGCGGTGGAGGTGGTGGATCTGCGGCGGGAGATGCAGGCCGGGAACAAATCCATATTCAGCGGGCGGATGCAGGTACTGATCGCGGACAGGCTTGAAAAGAAGGAGCAGGTCATGCTGTTCATGAACCGCAGGGGCTATTCCAGCTTTGTATCCTGCCGTGCCTGCGGGGAGGCGATGAAATGCCCCCACTGCGACGTGTCTTTGACGCTGCATAACCGCAGCCGGCTGGTGTGCCATTACTGCGGCTATACGATTCCGATGCCGAAGACCTGCCCGGAATGCGGTTCTCCGTATCTGGCGGGTTTTGGGATCGGAACTCAGAAGATCGAGGAGATGGCGGCGCAGATGTTTCCGGAGGCGCGGATCCTGAGGATGGATCTGGATACCACATCGAAAAAGGGCGGCCACGAGGCCATCCTCTCGGCCTTCTCGAAAGGGGAGGCGGATATCCTGATCGGTACCCAGATGATCGTAAAAGGCCATGATTTTCCGGGAGTGACCCTGGTGGGAGTCCTGGCGGCGGATGTGTCTTTGTATGCTCCTGATTACCGCTGCGCGGAGCGGACCTTCCAGCTTCTGGTGCAGGCTGCGGGCCGGGCGGGCCGCGCGGATAAACCGGGCATTGCCGTGATCCAGACTTATATGCCGGAGCATTACAGCATCCAGGCTGCGGCAGCTCAGGACTACGAGGAGTTTTACCGCCAGGAAATGGGATACCGGAAGCTGATGTCCTACCCGCCATCCTGCCATATGCTGAGCATCCAGGTGGCGGGAAAGGACGAGGAGCTGACAGCCCATATGATGGACTTGATCCACGGCTCCATATGCCGCAGATTCGGCGCGCACACGCCTGTGATCGGTCCGGTTCCGGCTCCTGTATACAAAGTTAATGATATTTACAGAAAAATTTTATATATGAAACAGGAAAACTATGATATACTAATAAGAATCCAGAAATATGTCCAGGATCGCTGGGACGAGACGGAAAGCTGTAAAAGACTGACCATACAATATGATTTTTCATAA
- the def gene encoding peptide deformylase, whose product MAIRQVRTIGDEILTKECKPVKEVTPRIRELIEDMFETMYESNGVGLAAPQVGILKQIVVMDVDGENQYVLINPEILEESGSQTGPEGCLSVPGKSGTVTRPNYVKVRAFDENMEEYELEGEELLARCICHECAHLHGQLYVDLVEGELTDVSADFEEE is encoded by the coding sequence ATGGCAATCAGACAGGTTAGAACCATAGGGGACGAGATTTTGACAAAAGAATGCAAGCCGGTAAAGGAGGTTACTCCGCGCATCCGGGAACTGATCGAGGATATGTTTGAGACCATGTATGAGTCCAACGGCGTAGGACTTGCGGCGCCGCAGGTAGGGATCTTAAAGCAGATCGTGGTCATGGACGTGGACGGGGAGAACCAGTATGTGCTGATCAACCCGGAGATCCTTGAGGAGAGCGGCAGCCAGACCGGACCGGAAGGGTGCTTAAGCGTGCCGGGCAAGTCCGGTACCGTGACCCGGCCGAACTATGTGAAGGTCCGCGCCTTTGATGAGAATATGGAAGAGTATGAGCTGGAGGGAGAAGAACTCCTGGCCAGATGTATCTGCCACGAGTGCGCTCATCTCCATGGACAGCTCTATGTGGATCTGGTGGAAGGCGAGCTGACGGATGTGAGCGCCGATTTTGAGGAGGAGTAA
- the fmt gene encoding methionyl-tRNA formyltransferase, which produces MRIIFMGTPDFSVPTLESLIQSRHQVIGVVTQPDKPKGRGKEISMSPVKETAQKHHIPVYQPVRARESSFVEEMRSLEPDVMVVIAFGQILSREFLEIPKYGCINIHASLLPAYRGAAPIQWAVINGDKETGLTTQMMDVGIDTGDILETVVVPLDEKETGGSLFDRLSLLGGDLILTTLDKLENGTLVRTPQDHEKATHVKKIPKSMGEIDWTMDAVSIERLIRGLNPWPSAYTHWNGKMLKIWEADVIPESGEAADGLSQGGDAARAAECGRVLEAAGDSLKIQTGNGILKINSLQLEGKKRMDTAAFLRGYPVEPGCMMERSE; this is translated from the coding sequence ATGAGGATTATTTTTATGGGAACGCCGGATTTTTCGGTGCCGACTCTTGAGAGCCTGATCCAGTCCCGCCATCAGGTGATCGGCGTGGTGACCCAGCCGGATAAGCCGAAGGGACGGGGGAAGGAGATATCCATGTCCCCAGTCAAGGAGACGGCGCAAAAGCACCATATCCCGGTCTATCAGCCGGTGCGCGCCAGGGAGAGTTCTTTTGTGGAAGAGATGCGCTCTTTGGAGCCGGATGTGATGGTCGTCATTGCGTTTGGGCAGATATTATCCAGGGAATTTCTTGAGATTCCCAAATACGGATGCATCAACATTCATGCATCCCTGCTGCCGGCATACCGCGGCGCAGCCCCGATCCAGTGGGCAGTGATCAATGGGGACAAGGAGACCGGGCTCACGACCCAGATGATGGATGTGGGGATCGATACCGGTGATATCCTGGAGACGGTTGTGGTCCCCTTAGACGAGAAAGAGACGGGAGGAAGCCTGTTTGACCGTTTGAGCCTGCTGGGAGGGGATCTGATCCTTACCACACTGGACAAGCTGGAGAACGGGACTCTTGTAAGGACCCCGCAGGACCATGAAAAAGCGACTCATGTGAAGAAGATTCCCAAGTCCATGGGAGAGATAGACTGGACCATGGACGCGGTTTCCATAGAACGCCTGATCCGGGGCCTGAATCCCTGGCCCAGCGCATATACACATTGGAATGGGAAGATGTTAAAGATCTGGGAAGCCGATGTGATCCCTGAGAGCGGGGAGGCTGCTGACGGACTGTCACAGGGCGGCGACGCTGCCCGTGCAGCGGAATGCGGCCGGGTTTTAGAGGCGGCAGGCGATTCCCTTAAGATCCAGACCGGGAACGGTATTTTAAAGATCAACTCCCTTCAGCTTGAAGGCAAGAAACGGATGGATACGGCGGCGTTTCTCCGGGGATATCCCGTGGAACCAGGCTGTATGATGGAAAGGAGCGAGTAA
- a CDS encoding zinc metallopeptidase, producing MYGYMPFYYDPTMILVIIGAVLSMWASSRVNSTFRKYSQVRSMTGMTGAEAAKRILNSQGIFDVTVQPVRGQLTDHYDPRTKTVNLSEAVYGQTSVAAVGVAAHECGHAIQDNVGYTPLRLRAAFVPVANLGSRMAMPLILIGFFLSLGPFIEVGIWMFVLAVLFQVITLPVEFNASSRAVKLLDQVGILQGQEVDGTKKVLGAAALTYVAAVAASVLQLLRLVLLFGGRRNND from the coding sequence ATGTACGGATATATGCCATTTTATTATGATCCGACGATGATCCTGGTGATCATCGGAGCAGTATTGTCTATGTGGGCGTCCTCCCGCGTGAACAGCACCTTCAGGAAATATTCCCAGGTGCGCAGTATGACCGGCATGACCGGAGCGGAGGCTGCCAAAAGGATCCTGAATTCCCAGGGGATCTTTGATGTGACGGTACAGCCGGTCAGAGGCCAGCTCACCGATCACTATGACCCCAGGACCAAGACCGTGAATTTATCGGAGGCGGTGTACGGACAGACCTCTGTGGCGGCGGTCGGTGTTGCGGCACATGAGTGCGGCCATGCGATCCAGGACAATGTGGGCTATACGCCCCTGCGCCTCCGCGCGGCGTTTGTCCCAGTGGCGAACCTGGGAAGCCGGATGGCGATGCCTCTGATCCTGATCGGATTTTTCTTGAGCCTCGGGCCGTTTATTGAGGTTGGGATCTGGATGTTTGTGCTGGCGGTGCTGTTTCAAGTGATCACTCTGCCAGTGGAGTTTAACGCATCCTCCCGAGCGGTAAAGCTGCTGGATCAGGTCGGGATTTTACAGGGACAAGAAGTGGACGGCACGAAAAAGGTGCTGGGGGCTGCGGCGCTCACCTATGTGGCGGCGGTGGCGGCGTCCGTGCTTCAGCTTTTGCGTCTGGTGCTTTTATTTGGAGGACGCAGGAACAATGACTAA
- the rsmB gene encoding 16S rRNA (cytosine(967)-C(5))-methyltransferase RsmB, whose protein sequence is MTKPTQSRELILDILMEILENGGYSHIILRQALEKYQYLEKQDRALITRVVEGTIEYRLTIDAVIDACSKTKVERMKPIIRTILRMSVYQIIWMDRIPDSAVCNEAVKLAEKRRFVGLKGFVNGVLRTISRRKEEFVFPDWSRRYSMPDWLIELWKKQYPAETVEGMLKAFLQDMPTTVRCNLDRASMEEIETSLKSQNVDVAASPLSSNALLISHYDYLESLEAFGNGWIQVQDVSSSFVGDVADPQPGDMVLDVCGAPGGKSLHIADRLKGTGLVVVRDLSEQKIRMVEDNMERTGFTNMRAEVWDALEFDPEWEGRADIVIADLPCSGLGIIGKKPDIKYQVTEEKLKALAELQKEILSVVSRYVKPGGKLIYSTCTIDRLENEDQREWFLSRFPFESSPIDGMLGDAVREDTMKDGYVQLVPGRYPCDGFFIAAFKRVQ, encoded by the coding sequence ATGACTAAACCTACCCAGAGCCGCGAGCTGATCCTGGATATCCTGATGGAGATCCTGGAAAATGGCGGCTACAGCCATATTATCCTGCGGCAGGCACTGGAGAAATACCAGTATCTGGAGAAACAGGACCGGGCCCTTATCACCCGCGTGGTGGAGGGGACGATCGAGTACCGCTTAACGATCGATGCGGTGATCGATGCATGTTCCAAGACCAAAGTGGAGAGGATGAAGCCCATCATTCGCACGATCCTGCGGATGTCTGTCTATCAGATCATCTGGATGGACCGGATTCCGGACAGCGCTGTCTGCAACGAGGCGGTAAAGCTGGCTGAAAAGCGCCGGTTTGTAGGGCTGAAGGGTTTTGTGAACGGCGTACTGCGCACCATCTCCCGTAGAAAAGAAGAGTTTGTATTCCCGGACTGGTCCAGACGGTATTCCATGCCGGACTGGCTGATCGAGCTGTGGAAGAAACAGTATCCGGCAGAGACGGTGGAAGGAATGCTGAAAGCCTTTTTACAGGATATGCCTACTACGGTGCGGTGCAATTTAGACCGGGCGTCGATGGAGGAGATTGAAACCAGTCTTAAGAGCCAGAATGTGGATGTGGCGGCGAGTCCGTTATCTTCCAATGCGCTTTTGATCTCCCACTATGATTATCTGGAGAGCCTGGAGGCGTTTGGGAACGGATGGATCCAGGTGCAGGACGTCAGTTCTTCTTTTGTGGGAGACGTGGCGGACCCCCAGCCGGGAGATATGGTTTTAGACGTATGCGGCGCGCCCGGCGGGAAGAGCCTGCACATTGCGGACCGGTTAAAAGGAACCGGGCTGGTGGTGGTCCGGGATCTGTCGGAGCAGAAGATCCGCATGGTCGAGGACAATATGGAGCGGACCGGTTTTACCAATATGCGGGCGGAGGTGTGGGATGCCCTGGAGTTTGATCCGGAGTGGGAGGGTCGTGCGGACATTGTTATCGCGGATCTGCCCTGTTCCGGTCTTGGGATCATCGGCAAGAAGCCGGATATCAAGTATCAGGTGACGGAGGAGAAGCTTAAGGCCCTGGCGGAGCTTCAAAAGGAGATCCTGTCTGTGGTATCCCGCTATGTGAAACCGGGGGGAAAGCTGATCTACAGTACCTGTACCATTGACCGGCTGGAGAATGAGGACCAGAGGGAGTGGTTTTTATCCCGTTTTCCTTTTGAGAGCAGCCCGATCGACGGGATGCTGGGGGATGCGGTCAGGGAAGATACCATGAAGGACGGCTATGTACAGCTGGTCCCGGGACGTTATCCCTGCGACGGCTTCTTTATTGCTGCGTTTAAAAGAGTGCAGTAG